In one Arachis duranensis cultivar V14167 chromosome 9, aradu.V14167.gnm2.J7QH, whole genome shotgun sequence genomic region, the following are encoded:
- the LOC107467415 gene encoding uncharacterized protein At2g39795, mitochondrial isoform X2, whose amino-acid sequence MWKRAFVGAATAAAAALRRPFPSLIRGATSSSSSNSISSAVNSMLLRSLKDHYLEVAKMNMPPKVGPPSPFTIVKGALDSNGPVLKRNYGDEEITIYVMRLAANDDEDGDGGGGGGVIDQLFIHVDVSKPNQNECLMFLCGLYEDALGIHSVSMRPKLQESGGGYLLVPSQYAGPSFADLDESMRDAFHSYIEERGINDLFKFLQAWLYVKEHRNLLRWFKTMGLFIDGKKPPTPSS is encoded by the exons ATGTGGAAGAGAGCCTTCGTCGGCGCCGCCACGGCCGCCGCCGCCGCCCTCCGCCGTCCATTCCCCTCGTTAATCCGCGGCGCCACCAGCAGCTCATCGTCCAACTCAATCTCTTCTGCCGTTAACTCGATGCTCCTCCGCTCCCTCAAAGACCACTATCTCGAAGTCGCCAAAATGAACATGCCCCCT AAAGTTGGACCTCCATCGCCGTTCACGATCGTAAAAGGCGCACTCGATTCTAACGGCCCCGTGCTGAAGCGGAACTACGGCGACGAAGAGATCACAATCTACGTCATGCGCTTGGCCGCCAACGACGACGAAGACGGCGacggcggcggcggcggcggaGTCATTGATCAACTGTTCATTCACGTGGATGTGTCGAAACCAAATCAGAACGAATGCTTGATGTTTCTGTGCGGATTATACGAAGATGCTCTGGGGATTCACTCAGTTTCAATGAGACCTAAGCTTCAAGAATCTGGTGGCGGTTACCTCCTCGTTCCTTCGCAATACGCTGGTCCATCTTTTGC AGACTTAGATGAATCCATGAGGGATGCATTTCACAGTTACATAGAGGAGAGAGGAATAAACGATCTCTTCAAGTTTCTACAAGCATGGCTCTATGTTAAAGAACATCGAAATCTATTGCGTTGGTTCAAAACCATGGGCTTGTTCATTGATGGCAAGAAGCCTCCTACGCCTTCCTCCTAA